Genomic segment of Arachis hypogaea cultivar Tifrunner chromosome 16, arahy.Tifrunner.gnm2.J5K5, whole genome shotgun sequence:
CAGAATAGTGAACTCTGAAACATCTGCATAATGCTGCTAGGGGAATGGCATTTGCTCTCCCCGAAATCACACTCCAAGAGCTTTCCAACTTTTGAACTCCTGCACTGCTCAATTATCTGCCCCCTAATGGATTTCGGATTGTCCGGGCGAGGCGCTCCTGCAAATGAGAACAACCATTTCCTCTTCAACTTCCTCATTCTATCCTGCCAAACAAAAACATCTTCATCTTTGGCAGGGTGAAAATATGTCGGATAAGGGATCCCATAATCATTGGCATTCCAAGGACTGGATTCAACCACAAGCATAGACATGTTCTTTGCCGCAGGCAAGAACAGAAGCTTGTTCCCCCAATCAGATTCTTCCTCACTCAACCTCCTGAAATCCCATGTTATCCTTCCAGCAACAAGAAAATGATCCTTCCCGCCCATGATCTTCCATTCCGGTCTTTTCATGAGCCAATCAACCAAATCAAGCGACGCAGCGTCCCTCATTGAGATATTGTAGCCCCAAAGGTACCGTGCAATGTCGAATCCGGCGTAGAACGGCACGAAGAATGCGGCGGCAATGGAGGAATCCTTGGTCAAGCACTCGTACTGCTTCATCCTGTTGCTGAATATAACATCAACTGCGAACTGGTTTGTGGCGTACCAACCGGTGTTGGAGAAAACACCTTCAACGTTCTCGAGAGGTGGACCAAGGCCAGCATTTGTGGTGAACTTGCACATGTTCGTCCAAAGGCTCAAGCTTCTGCACTCTTTGAGCATGTCCTCGTTGAACCTCGATGGAAGGTCGTGGACATAAATGTACTTTCCAGCGCAAGGGTCGTTCTTGTTGTCTGCGGTTGTCAGCGCTTTCATGAAGGGGAAATTCCTCTCCTTTAGAGGAGAATTATTAGGGTTTTTGTTTAGGTTTTGGGAATCTGAATCGAGATCGGGGAAGCCAATCTGCTTCCGCGGCGGAGGCTGGAGCCGCTGTACAGGTAATTCATTGGAATCATCATCTTCGTCTTTATTGGCGTCGAAAGTAGTGGGGTTGATGAACTTAGCGGATTGGTCAACAGCGGAGGAGGgggtgggggtggtggtggtgcCGAGTACGACGAAGTGGAAGTAGAGGAGGAGGAGCCAGAAGAAAGCGGAGAGAGCGGCGAGGAAGCAGATTCGAGAATTTTGATTCTTGGGCGCAGACTTCTCCATCTGATCGGAGAGAACGCCCGTAACGGGGCGCCGTCTCATCTCATTCCGTTTCGGATCGATCCATCGATGGATTTAGGGACCAAAGAGAATCCGTAAACCCTAGAAATGATGATTATGACGGAGATTGGGGATCGATATGAGGTCCGCGTGATGCGAAAATGGGGTAATTTGGGAAGAAATGGGGGAATTTGGAGGGTTTTGAAGAAAATGAGCACGAATCGCGAGGACCAATGAATGCTTCAAGATTTAAGAATTCGAGGTTAGATCAGCTGCAAGTATTGTATTGTAAAATAGTAATGTAGAGAGTAAGAAGAGGAAGAATGAGGGAGGTGATGAAATGAATGGGAATGGGAATGAGTGTGAGAGGAGACGGAGGTGCACGTTAGCAACGTGGCGCTGGCGACTGTCCTATGTCGGTGTCCTCTCATGTTCTGACACCTGGCATTGTTTCGTGTGTTACTTGTCGGTTTTACCATAGGGTTCTCTTTTTTGGAGGGGAAATGTGGGTAATCGCTCATTTACGACTGACATCTTAACATCACTGTGGTGTGTGTGATACTGTGTTACTGTGATAATGTGATTAGTGAATATATACGATGGAAAACAGACACATAAACAAGTGTATCAAAAgaggataaataaatttttaatcttttgtttTGTGGACATATTTTTGtctttgattaattaaaaatgtttttatttttttaaaatttaaacatataaatttttctgtttaaatgaattattattcttttttattcaaCCAGTCATTCATTTGGACTTTGCTATTTTGATTCTTAGTTGATTTGTTTTTAGCATTCGTTCCTTTTTCATGTTACAAaatagggttaagtatgattttggtcttcAACGTAGAGGCTGAAAATTGATTTCATCTTcgactttttttttgctacaaaatggtctccaaaatttcagtttgttttaaatcATCTTTCGGACAAAAATATTCCTCCCTCTCCTATTCTTtcccttcttccccaaaatcatGCAGAAGCACCAGCAGAAGCACCAGTAGAAGCACAAGCAGAAACAGAACTAGaagtaacaataacaattaatcaaACAGAAGCAGCAGcatgacaacaacaacaacaacaacaatgaatcacCAATGAATCAACAATGGAATCAAGTAGAAACAGAAGAAGCAGGAGTAGAAACAGAaacagaacaacaacaacaataacaatgaaatAATATAATCAATCAGAAGCAGAATCAACcagaaataacaataataaaaaatcaacaatataATAGAAGCagaatgaagaagaataagaagaagcagAATCCGGCGAGCCACCCGAACGACGACGAGCAACGGCCATCGAGTACCTCCGTCGAGCCCAGAGGAGCAACGGCAAGATCCAACCACCGAACAATGACGAGCAACGACGGCCCTGACATTTGAAGGCAGAACTACGACTGATTCTGGTGCTGTTGAACGGCGGCGGCAACGAAGAGCAGCGGTGGCGGCGGCGACGGCGAGgacccttccccctcttcttcccgaacctcctctccccccccccccttctcccTTCGCATAACCCATTCCCCCTTTCCCCTTTACTTTACGCATAACCCCTCCCCTCTTCTTCCTTAATACCcctccctccccctcccccccgGTTTCTAAATGGAGAAGAAAGGGTCGACTGTGTCATGAGAttgattatgttcacatttctaatTCGGATCTGTggatcttggacctttggtcatctggacagtgaaaccttgagaatatctattctcctcTGAATCAGTCTCTGCAGAGCAACATTAACTCTTACAACCCGGATGTTAAAGCTGGTTCAGAGGTCGGTTGGTGTTGGACTGGTGTGGCTTCAAAGGTTTATGACGCTCATAAAGGTTATTTGTGGCTCAAtaagaagatgtttagttgggaagacggggagaattggctttggctttggcgtcaacatGTTCCGGAAAAACACAAATTCTTAGCCTGGCTATATCTTCGGAAGGCTCTTCCTACAGCTGCATTTCATTTTAAGAGGGGCATCTCGCACATGGATAGCTGTCCACGATGTTTCTCAGGTCAGGAATCGATTTTACATTGCAGTCGGGATTGTCTAAAAGCCCAACTAGTTTGGCAAGCTTTGGGGATCTACGGTCAACCACTGGATTTGATGAGTTAgttcttacataatagcaaacagcgcccctttagattcttttctggtctctggtAGATTTGGCATTCGAGGaataacgagatctttcatccCTACGAGCCTTGGACCACGGACAAGGTGACtggtatggctttgtccttggaaaaggagctcctgaatatttttgagttgcaacgactgTCTATCCCCTCAACCATTAGTGTCTCTTGGATTTCCCCCTTGATGGGTAcatttaagattaattgtgatgctagctatcctaGCAATGGTGCTCGGGTTGGTTTTGCctgtgttagcagagattggaaaggaaggtggcaacgaggctgtctgggaaTAATTGAGAGTCATAGTATTCTGTAatgagagttgtttgctattcgGAGACGCTTTCTTTTAGCCTAAGACTCAGGGCAAAGAGATATTATATGTGAGAGAGACTGTGTTGAGGCctttactattgtcaataatttacagaATTGCTCTGATTTTATTGATCCTTTGGTATTAAAGATCCGAGATATCATATCTTGGAAATGGCATGTTGATCTCCAGTTGATCTTGAGAAATGCAAACACAGTAGCAAACATCATGGCAAAGACAGCAATGATGACCCTTTCTTCCCAAGTGGAGCTTCCGttgccttggaaggagtttgagagtagtattcagcAGAACTGTaataccctcactatcagaatatCGTGCTTCCGACTGCGCCACTCTAATAGAAAGAAGAATTACGacgacttcatatacttaataattaaataggagcctttgacttGAAATCgtatcgcttttttttttttttaataaaaacggaaatactttttaattgaaaataaacatgcatgtacatatatataaaacttCTTACTCAAACAACttacaaatattatatacatacgtGTATGTTATTACAGTCACGATTCCTGTCCCTCttacaagaatataataataaaggcgagggaaagtCTATAACATATGTATACAAACAAAAACAACATATTTAGGAACTTAACAAAAATTTCGCAAGCTTCCTCGTCTGTCCTGAAAAGATAAaactgtaggggggtgagaaccaaaccacacggtctcaccacagagttttagaattgtcataagaagatatttaacagAAAACTAACAGCGAGTGTCCGAAATAAAATATACTTACGGTAACAGCAGAATGGAGCAACCGCAATCCCGAACTGACCCGGCAGCAGCTCTGATAGCGGCTAGAAGCTCCGGTGGTTCAACGGCAACCTTAAGTTTGACGCACAAACACCAGAACTCAACCCTACGTAACCAACATCTCAGAATCTCTAACAGGCTATAACTAAATACTGATTTCAAAGGTTTCGGAATGAAACACTTACCGAGAAGACAAGGGTTCCACCGGCGGTGACGGAGAAATGGCTTGGCAGTGGCATGTAAGGCACCGCGGCAACTGGTAGCAACGAACAGCGGATCTGACGGCAATGAGAAGGCAGCGCGagctccctttctttctctcgTTGCGGGTCTGTTTCTCGATGGCGGCTCAATCGTGGATTAGCGGTTCTGTGGTGACGGTGTGGCAGGATGTGACGGCGGCCTCCCTCCAGCGGTGGCAACAGGAGGCGAACGGCGACGGTGCTGGTGCGGACCCTCGACGGCAGCAGCTTGGCGGCAAGCTGACGCGGTCTCCCTCTATATTCTGCCCTTGCTCGTGTCTTCCTAACTCTTTGGCACCGCTCTTCCTCAACTGGCCCTTCGACGGTGATGGCGACGCAGCTTTAACGGCAGCGATGCCTCTCTTTCTCCGACACAGCTGGACGGCAACACGGCGGCGCGATGAGCAGCAGCAACGGCGAGGGACAActctccttcctcttcttccttttttcttcccgttcccttcttccctttctttctttcttcccttgttcttcttcttctctgttttTTCCCATCCCCCTCCTTTTCctgatttctttttctttcttgtgggtgtgtgtgtgtgtgtgtgtgtatatgggAAGGGGATGGCGGTGGGTGAATGGCAGTGAGATAGTGGCTAGGTTGGGTTAAGGTTAGTGGATTCCAATTTAGGAATTTAGGTTAATAGATtaggataattttaataaaatagggTACgatgtataaatttaaaatataatttaatcctttaaaattactttaaaaaatattacttaattattaatctgctaattgaattttaatcaagtattctaatttaaaatatacaataatataattaattttttttattaataaaacttaaaatattaaattccaaaatctcaatcacTTAAATCAAAtcgtataaaattattattattttacaactactaaactttataatttaaatataaaaagttatccaataattataaaattaaataaatttttttaatttaattatctaaacttgatttaattacttttaataaagtaatttttaaaaataaaatatttattgaataattaatttgaaattagcttatcataagattttttaaaagttctgggtcttagaTCCTACCcactttataaaaatttttgtcctcgaaaattACTTAGATATAAAAAGTCTCATGGTTTCAACTTGTTGTGAAACAGAGTAAAAAAAGCATAACGAGGTACAAAAATCTCAAGATAAGCTCAATGGGTTCGTGTTAAGATAATATGGGTGGCGTTCACTTGCCCTTATTCTCTTGACAAATCAAAAACTTCACTACACTCCAACTCGCTTTACACTCCGTCTTAAGTTCACTCGAACATCCAACGTCATTTCCAACACCTATCTCATATTAAGAACTCCTCAACTTTTATCCCTTTCGAACTCTCATCTTTATCCACGCTCAACCATTAACTTTGACTTCCAACAAACTCAATCGAGGTTTTAAACTCATTCATTGTCAAGCGGCAGTCTAAAAAATCGATCTTATTAGTTCGAAAACTTAACAACCTGTCACATGCTCAAACACGTCAGTGCAATATCGCTATCTCATGTTACTCAATTACTTAACTATTTATCGCAAGTTATCATCCTATACGCATTGAACTATTGAAAACGTAAACATCTTCTCAATTATACTCCTTTCCCAAAATCAAGCGTCATAACATGCGATGTTTTCAAACCCGCAAGATTCACCTCATGCGTCAACAAGCTGTATACTAATGAACTAACGTATCACTAGCCATATTTAGGATTCGCACGTGTCATAGAAACAAGCTCGAGTCTACTTGGAAGGATACTAGATCTTAGAAAAGAAGGACAAGCGACAAGGGTAGCGTTCGCCGGAATTTGGAAGAATAGCTGAAATCACACGTGAACAAGGATGTACAAAAATAAAGTATTGCCGAAGGAGAGTCAATTTACATCTTTTCGATGAGGTCAGAATCAAAGAAATTCGATAGGAACAATCAAGAAGAAGAACCGTGCATTCGTTTAAACTGAATTCGAGTTGAGTCGAAAAGAATACTAGAAGTCAATGGTAGTGTTTACAAAGAATGAATAATCTCATAAAGGAATGAATTCACTTTctcaaaataaatactaaaagttTGAATAAGGTATTGCATCAAAACAACCCAAATTAATAAAATACGCAAGGTTTGTAAAACAAAACTTAATTAGACTATTAgcaaaaatattttctcaaaaTCTTGAAAAATACTTAAGTGCAAAATCACCTAAGAATATGTATAAAATTGTGATAAGGTTGGAAAAATCAAGTGGTATTCAAAAGAAGAAATTCAAGGTAAAAATTATTTTCGCATGTTTATGAAAGAATAGATAGAGCATTGCAGATAAACGGATTTAAACCATACAAGGAAATGTCAGAATTCATGAAAGGAAAGATATGTTGATTTAAAAGCGATCTCGTTAAAAATGCGAAGGATGATTGGAAAACACAATTAGGAAGGAAAAGAGTCAATTCAAAAATTTCTCAATCTAAAACAAGAACTCTAGAAATAGACTGTAAGGAATGACGCATCATACCAAAACAAGCTCAAATCATGTCAAGGAGTTACATATGTCATGTAGAGAAATTCAAGGTCAGGAACTATGATGTCGAGAATTTAAGAGATAACCAAAAATATAGTCGGATCAATGGATACATTCAacatgaagcaaaagaaacaaattACATAGTTAGCTCGGTTCGAATAATAACTTTCAAGATTTCAAATTACTTAAGAATTAAGGATGATGTTTTACGCTGAAACCGATTTAGAATCAAATTAAAGGGTACAATATTTATAAAgaaatgtataaataataataagagtgGATAATCAAATCtggttttaaaaaaattgaaacaaagggaggaaaagataaaaaatagaagaTTAAATAGTACGCACATCATGTGGCACGATTAACGCAACTTGTTTTCAATGCAAACTAATTAAGGAATAACATCTGACATTTCTCAAAAAATTAAGGATCTAGTCTTGCAGAAAAAGTTCAAAACCATTTCAAAGAACTCATGATTCACAAAGAGAAATATGAGCAATATCAAAGATGAACGTTCCAAATGATTTTCAAGTGAGTAATCAGTATTACAATCAAGCAgaaatatatatatctatatagcAACGAATAAGTGTGGTTAGGAATAGAACCGAATCGTATCCTAAAAGGAAAAATCTAAAGCAGGAAATTCCAATGCAATTAATAGAGAAAAAGATAACACCAAGCAAGAATAAAGCACGTCAAAACGGAACTAACTTCAAAATTAATAGCTAATGCTCCCAAAACCTGTGAACTGCATCACTTATTAATTCTACTTTATCTATGATAACCATTAACTTTTCCGTACACATAAACCATcaacattaagttggccagacttaacaTCAGAGAAATATGCAAGAGTAAGCTAACAGTTTCAATCAAAAGACAGTCATGTGCTtaaagctctaattcttgttatccggacaagacctactacatgacaaacactcagagtatacaataaagcata
This window contains:
- the LOC112758788 gene encoding xyloglucan galactosyltransferase MUR3, whose protein sequence is MRRRPVTGVLSDQMEKSAPKNQNSRICFLAALSAFFWLLLLYFHFVVLGTTTTPTPSSAVDQSAKFINPTTFDANKDEDDDSNELPVQRLQPPPRKQIGFPDLDSDSQNLNKNPNNSPLKERNFPFMKALTTADNKNDPCAGKYIYVHDLPSRFNEDMLKECRSLSLWTNMCKFTTNAGLGPPLENVEGVFSNTGWYATNQFAVDVIFSNRMKQYECLTKDSSIAAAFFVPFYAGFDIARYLWGYNISMRDAASLDLVDWLMKRPEWKIMGGKDHFLVAGRITWDFRRLSEEESDWGNKLLFLPAAKNMSMLVVESSPWNANDYGIPYPTYFHPAKDEDVFVWQDRMRKLKRKWLFSFAGAPRPDNPKSIRGQIIEQCRSSKVGKLLECDFGESKCHSPSSIMQMFQSSLFCLQPQGDSYTRRSAFDSMLAGCIPVFFHPGSAYTQYTWHLPKNYTKYSVFIPEDDIRKRNVSIEERLSEIPPEQVSIMREEVISLIPRLVYADPRSKLETLKDAFDVSVQAIIDKVTNLRKDMIEGRTDENFIEENSWKYALLDEGQREVGPHEWDPFFSKPKDGNGESSDTSAEAAKNSWKNEQRSQ